One genomic region from Buteo buteo chromosome 12, bButBut1.hap1.1, whole genome shotgun sequence encodes:
- the ANXA4 gene encoding annexin A4, with amino-acid sequence MATIKGVSSFSAEQEAQALRKAMKGFGTDEDAIIEILTKLNTSQRQQVLITYKSSIGRDLIDDLKSELSGNFERVIVGMMTPTTMYDVHELRRAMKGAGTDEGCLIEILASRTNEEIRRINENYKLQYGRTLEEDIVSDTSSMFRRVLVSLSTGNRDEGTYVDDALAQQDAQCLYEAGEKKWGTDEVQFMAILCTRNRCHLLRVFDAYRGIANKDITDSIKSEMSGDLEDALLAVVKCVRNKPAYFAERLYKSMKGLGTDDNTLIRVMVSRSEIDMLDIRREFLTMYGKSLYSFIKGDCSGDYRKVLLRLCGGED; translated from the exons ATG GCAACAATCAAGGGGGTCTCGAGTTTCAGTGCTGAGCAAGAAGCACAAGCACTAAGGAAGGCTATGAAGGGATTTG GCACAGATGAAGACGCCATCATTGAGATCTTGACCAAACTAAACACTTCCCAACGTCAGCAAGTTCTGATCACCTATAAAAGCAGTATTGGCAGG GATTTGATTGATGACTTGAAGTCTGAGCTGAGTGGGAATTTTGAAAGGGTTATCGTTGGTATGATGACTCCTACCACCATGTATGATGTGCATGAACTGAGGAGGGCTATGAAG GGTGCAGGAACAGATGAAGGTTGCCTGATTGAAATTTTGGCTTCTCGCACAAACGAAGAGATTCGGCGCATTAATGAGAACTACAAACTTC AATATGGCCGTACCCTCGAGGAGGACATTGTCTCTGACACATCTTCCATGTTTCGAAGAGTCCTCGTGTCCCTCTCGACG GGAAACAGAGATGAGGGAACGTATGTGGATGATGCCCTTGCTCAGCAAGATGCTCAG TGCCTGTATGAAGCTGGGGAGAAGAAATGGGGAACAGATGAGGTACAATTTATGGCCATCCTCTGTACACGGAACAGATGCCACCTACTAAGAG TTTTTGATGCATACAGAGGGATTGCTAATAAGGACATAACAGACAGCATTAAATCTGAGATGTCAGGAGACCTCGAAGATGCTTTGTTAGCTGTGG TAAAGTGCGTGCGAAATAAACCTGCATATTTTGCTGAAAGATTGTATAAATCCATGAAG GGATTGGGAACAGATGACAACACGCTGATCCGAGTGATGGTGTCCCGCTCTGAAATAGATATGCTGGATATCAGAAGGGAATTCTTGACCATGTATGGGAAATCACTCTACTCCTTCATTAAG GGAGACTGCTCAGGAGACTATAGGAAAGTTCTGCTCAGACTCTGTGGTGGGGAGGATTAA